The Planktothrix tepida PCC 9214 genome has a segment encoding these proteins:
- a CDS encoding NB-ARC domain-containing protein, translated as MDVQEVLRLADHLVFTKTGKHLDDLQEAILRGSLENEKYSQVADEFHCSEGHVKDIASDLWKILSDALGEEVRKSNLRSTLKRQKYSNFLNFAKDSVQINNINVCHEPPLSSDDSVTLKNNKNQPLLRINLDDAPDISEFFGRIEELATLKDWILEQRCRVVMLLGMSGIGKTALAVKLVQEIQENFDAVIWQSLETAPALNELLINLLQFLLDKPTNQLPVTLNEQLSELMRILRSQRCLIILDDFQTLFNSGQLAGNYQSSFENYRFFFKKIRNEKPIR; from the coding sequence ATGGATGTGCAAGAAGTCCTCAGACTAGCGGATCATTTGGTTTTTACTAAAACGGGAAAGCACCTAGATGATCTTCAAGAAGCAATATTGCGGGGAAGTTTAGAGAACGAAAAATACTCACAAGTGGCGGATGAGTTTCACTGTTCTGAGGGTCATGTCAAGGATATTGCTTCTGATTTATGGAAAATTCTCTCCGATGCTTTAGGGGAAGAAGTGAGAAAATCTAATTTACGTTCAACTCTGAAGCGACAAAAATATTCTAATTTCTTAAATTTTGCTAAAGATTCTGTACAAATTAATAATATTAATGTTTGTCATGAACCTCCTTTATCCTCAGATGATTCTGTTACGCTTAAAAATAATAAAAATCAACCTTTATTAAGAATTAATTTAGATGATGCACCGGATATTTCTGAATTTTTTGGACGAATAGAAGAACTCGCAACTTTAAAAGATTGGATACTTGAACAACGGTGTCGAGTGGTGATGCTTTTGGGGATGAGTGGAATTGGAAAAACAGCATTAGCGGTTAAATTAGTTCAAGAGATTCAAGAAAATTTTGATGCGGTAATTTGGCAAAGTTTGGAGACTGCACCTGCTTTAAATGAATTATTAATAAATTTACTGCAATTTTTATTAGACAAACCAACAAATCAACTTCCAGTAACTTTGAATGAACAATTAAGTGAATTGATGAGGATATTGCGATCGCAACGTTGCTTAATTATTTTAGATGATTTTCAAACTTTATTTAATTCAGGTCAATTAGCAGGCAATTATCAATCTAGCTTTGAGAATTACCGATTTTTTTTTAAGAAAATAAGGAATGAAAAACCAATAAGGTGA